The genomic region TGAGGGTTCGATCCCCTTCGTCTCCACTTTTGCGTTGCAGTGGTTCTGGAAGTCCGTCGCCTTACCGAATGCTTCGGATTGTCGCATTACCGAAGCTTGATTTCTCGTTGTGACGGGAGAGTGTTCGGCGGGCGTTCGCCATGACAGCGCGCGGCCAATTGAAGTTGACCGTGGCCCATCAAAACAGATACAACGTCGGTGCTTCGCATTAGGGCGGTAGCCCCTGTAGCAACGAGCAAAGCTGCTGATATTCAGCCGGCGCGCATCCTCGCATCTGGGAAAAAAAAAGGGGCCGCTCTTGACTTGATTTCAGTTCAAGTCTCCACGCGTCGGCCCAGTCGACAAATAACGTCAGTAGCGCAATCACGCCAGGGTGCGTACCCCATTGACCGGTGTCAAGTACGTTCGTCGGTCTTCACAGAGGCCAATTCCCTTGCGAGTTGCCGTACCGGTTTGCAGGCGCCCGCGCCAATCCGACGACACGAAGTTCGGCGGCTGTGCTCTGCTTAGGATCATTACTGACGGAGCCATCACGAATGTGGTACTGGATCTTGCGTCTCATGCCAGTCGTCTTGGTCGCACTGTTGAACACGGGACTGTCCAGCGCCATCACGTACAATGTTACAGACCTTAACACGCTGCCGGGCGATGCGTCCAGCATCGCGTATGGAATCAATGATAATGGTCAAATCGTTGGCAAGTCGGGCGCCTTCGAGAATGGCAACTTTATCGGTCGTGCATTTCTGTATCAGGCCGGTTCAATGCTCCAGCTGAGCGGCCCCAATAGTGCCGCCAACGGCATCAATAACGATGGCGACGTGGCGGGTGCTGTCGGACCGAGCGCCTCTTTGTATAGCGGCGGGATCATGCAAAACATCGGCGCGCTGCTGCCCCCCAGCCCTATATATCAGTCGAGCATCGCAACGGCCGTCAACGCCGGTGACCAGGTCGTCGGCTATAGGACTTACATGCAAGGCGAAGGCTTCGTGCAAGATGCGTTCCTGTATAGCGCTGGAACGGCGGTGGAATTTCATTCGTTGGGGTTGCCCAATGGCAGTGTTGCCTACGGAATCAACACGGCCGGCAACGTTGTAGGTACTGGATCATCCGACACTTATTTCAACCACGCCTTCCTGTACGACGGCACCTCGGTACACGACCTCGGAACTCTCGGCGGTCCCACGAGCACCGCATATGGCATCAACGACAACGGTGATGTCGTCGGGAGCGCTGATCAACATGAAATCTTCGGTACGAACCAACCGGGCGCCTTCCTGTACAGCGGCGGTGCGATGCACTATCTCGGCTCGCTAGGCGTTTTCCCGGACCCAATGCTCCCTTTACCGAGCGAGGCGCTCGCCATTAACAATAGCGGCGAGATCGTCGGCGATGCATTTGTAATTTCAGATGTGGGGATGCACGACGAGGTTATACATGCGTTCGTCTACGCTGGCGGTACGATGACAGACCTCAATACCCTGATTGACCCGAACTCGGGCTGGGTCCTCGAAAAAGCGACCGCTCTGAATGATCTTGGGCAGATTGTCGGCTATGGCATGCTGGCCAACGGCCAAACGCACGCCTTTCTATTGACCCCCGTGCCGGAACCAGCGACGCTCATCCTGGCAGTTCTCGGCGTCAGCATTACTTGCGTTCGTCATGCGCGCAAGAGGGACCTATCTATCGTTTAGTAGCCGGTCCATTGCTGAAATAGAAAACGCGGCCGGCCTTACTGGGCCATCACGACCTGCGCCGGATTGATTGCCTGATACTTCCCTTTGTGCGCTGTGATCTCGAAGGCTTGCGGGACCGATTCGATCCCTTCGAGGATGTGCGTGATCGTCGGCTTCATGCGAATCCGCCCGGACGCGACCAGCCGCACGGTGTGTTCCAAATGCGCGTGTGTGCTGACGTCGGGGAAGACGTAGCGCAGGCTGCGCTCGCGCATCTGGTCGACGTTCAATTCCAGCGGGCCGCCGAAGAATGACACGCCCACGATCTTGCCGCCCGAGCGCACAGCGTCGAGGGCCTGAATGAGCGTTTGATGGCCAGCCAGGCCCTGCTTGGGACTGCCGCCGGCGCATTCGAAGACGACATCCGCGCCGATGCCGTGGGTCAGCTCGCGGATTGTGGCGACGACGTCGCAAGTGCGGGCATTCAGCGCATGATCCGCTCCCAGCGCGCGCGACATCTCGCACGCTTCGTCACGAACATCGACCGTGATGATTTGACCGGCACCGCTAAGCCGCGCGACCTGCAAGCACTCGATGCCCATGCTCCCTTGGCCGAAGATCGCTACGCTGTCGCACATTTGCAGGCCGGCCGTCTCGACGGCCGCCACACTATCGCTCAACGATTGCAGGCAGGCCGCTTCGCTATCGTCGATGCGGTCGTCGACCTTCACCAGAGCGATTTCCGGCAAGGCCGCCAACTCGGCAAAGCAGCCGGGCAGATCGAACCCCAGCACCGGCCCAAGACGGCACAATTGGCTGCGCTCGGACCGACATTGCGGGCACTTGCCGCAGGGCAACTTGGCCCGCGCCGCCACGCGGTCACCGGGCTGAAACCGGGTCACATCGCGGCCCACCTCGACGATGCGGGCACA from Pirellulales bacterium harbors:
- a CDS encoding DUF3466 family protein; translation: MPVVLVALLNTGLSSAITYNVTDLNTLPGDASSIAYGINDNGQIVGKSGAFENGNFIGRAFLYQAGSMLQLSGPNSAANGINNDGDVAGAVGPSASLYSGGIMQNIGALLPPSPIYQSSIATAVNAGDQVVGYRTYMQGEGFVQDAFLYSAGTAVEFHSLGLPNGSVAYGINTAGNVVGTGSSDTYFNHAFLYDGTSVHDLGTLGGPTSTAYGINDNGDVVGSADQHEIFGTNQPGAFLYSGGAMHYLGSLGVFPDPMLPLPSEALAINNSGEIVGDAFVISDVGMHDEVIHAFVYAGGTMTDLNTLIDPNSGWVLEKATALNDLGQIVGYGMLANGQTHAFLLTPVPEPATLILAVLGVSITCVRHARKRDLSIV
- a CDS encoding zinc-binding dehydrogenase, with product MKAWRFHGFGDMRLDDIPEPALQPDHVIARPLYVQPSVTEAQLAQGIPTLAYERVKRRLDTEAPLQLFGHEFCARIVEVGRDVTRFQPGDRVAARAKLPCGKCPQCRSERSQLCRLGPVLGFDLPGCFAELAALPEIALVKVDDRIDDSEAACLQSLSDSVAAVETAGLQMCDSVAIFGQGSMGIECLQVARLSGAGQIITVDVRDEACEMSRALGADHALNARTCDVVATIRELTHGIGADVVFECAGGSPKQGLAGHQTLIQALDAVRSGGKIVGVSFFGGPLELNVDQMRERSLRYVFPDVSTHAHLEHTVRLVASGRIRMKPTITHILEGIESVPQAFEITAHKGKYQAINPAQVVMAQ